One part of the Deltaproteobacteria bacterium genome encodes these proteins:
- a CDS encoding CBS domain-containing protein: MKIGEVLDKLDNLPYLAVSGDATLEQVADKITDLRQVRGIYVVDEQGRLQGTISLGALIRHVIEARNKPSFFVRSLLTRLTCQKVADIMDKHVIYARKSDALDKAIDRMAGANIKEIPIVDDQGRIIANVGILDLWKLAGK; the protein is encoded by the coding sequence ATGAAGATCGGCGAGGTCCTGGATAAACTCGACAACCTGCCCTATCTGGCGGTCAGCGGTGACGCGACTCTTGAGCAGGTAGCTGATAAAATAACCGATCTGCGGCAGGTGCGTGGAATTTATGTGGTGGATGAGCAGGGGCGGCTGCAGGGGACCATCTCTTTAGGAGCCTTGATCCGCCATGTTATCGAAGCGCGTAATAAACCCAGCTTTTTCGTCCGCTCGTTGTTGACCCGCCTTACTTGCCAGAAAGTAGCCGACATTATGGACAAGCATGTGATCTATGCCCGGAAAAGCGATGCTCTGGATAAAGCTATTGACCGGATGGCGGGGGCTAATATCAAAGAAATCCCCATTGTGGATGATCAGGGCCGCATTATCGCCAATGTCGGCATCCTGGACCTGTGGAAGTTGGCGGGAAAATAG